In Lodderomyces elongisporus chromosome 2, complete sequence, the following proteins share a genomic window:
- the PNS1 gene encoding pH nine-sensitive protein 1, which yields MSQNNNNYYPPPNYPPSGQPEYGSHNQQQTYGYGGGGSGAAHHNQNQDGTYYVNPDLENMKNEKPQPSQNFDESFKIEKPRFNDWPFAIFFLLTVAGFIAVAGITVNALRATYGDQGSGIYNSSDSFTMNRNTVILFAFVLVLSIVMSALGMMFIRAFAKTFIYVACILNVVLSIGTAIFYFVEHYYSAAIVFLIFGLFAAFCYWRARSRIPLSATILRIVIDVMKQYPSTLVTSFFGLVISAGFGALFSVVIIGTYVKFKPNADNTGCEVGGGSCSQAKLVGVLVFVFFAGYYISEVIKNVIHVTISGIYGTWYYLANSDQGAPKHPALSSLKRAMTYCFGSICFGSLIVTIIQLIKQLLNIVASQFVDSWGGQCAMLIVNFIMSFINWLVQYFNKYAYSYVGLYGKSYIRSAKDTFDLFRFKGMDALVNDMFINNALHFYSLFVAYLSSLLAYLYLKFTKPGYNDDGNYYAPVVAFTFLISMQICNITLSVIQSGVATFFVCLAKDPEVLQMSQRDELFNEIQKNYPQVYQKITTDH from the coding sequence ATGAGTCAGAATAACAATAATTATTACCCACCTCCAAATTACCCACCATCGGGACAACCAGAGTATGGATCACACAACCAACAGCAGACTTATGGTTATGGAGGCGGTGGCAGCGGCGCTGCACACCACAACCAGAATCAAGATGGTACATACTATGTCAACCCagatttggaaaacatgaagaatgaaaaaccTCAACCATCGCAAAACTTTGATGAGAGTttcaagattgaaaaacCAAGGTTCAATGATTGGCCATttgcaatcttttttttgctaacCGTTGCAGGGTTCATTGCAGTAGCAGGAATCACCGTAAATGCATTGAGAGCCACCTATGGAGATCAAGGAAGCGGCATTTACAACAGCTCCGACTCATTCACAATGAATAGAAATACCGTCATCTTGTTTGCATTTGTTTTGGTACTCTCCATTGTTATGTCCGCATTGGGTATGATGTTTATTCGAGCATTTGCCAAAACATTTATCTACGTTGCTTGCATCTTGAATGTCGTGTTATCCATTGGTACTGCAATTTTCTACTTTGTTGAGCACTACTACAGTGCagcaattgtttttttgatttttgggTTATTTGCTGCCTTTTGTTACTGGAGAGCACGCAGTAGAATCCCACTCAGTGCAACAATCTTGAGGATTGTGATTGATGTAATGAAACAATATCCCTCAACATTAGTCACGTCGTTTTTTGGCCTTGTGATTAGTGCAGGCTTTGGAGCATTGTTTAGTGTTGTTATTATCGGAACATATGTGAAATTCAAACCCAATGCCGACAATACTGGTTGTGAAGTTGGTGGAGGTTCGTGTAGCCAAGCCAAGTTGGTTGGTGTATTGGTGTTTGTATTCTTTGCTGGATACTACATCTCGGAAGTGATCAAGAATGTTATTCATGTTACCATCTCAGGTATTTACGGTACCTGGTACTATTTAGCCAACTCAGACCAAGGTGCTCCAAAACACCCCGCGTTATCGTCATTGAAAAGAGCCATGACCTATTGTTTTGGCTccatttgttttggttcGTTGATTGTTACCATTATACAATTGATCAAACAACTTCTCAACATTGTTGCCTCTCAATTTGTTGACAGTTGGGGCGGACAATGTGCCATGCTCATTGTTAACTTTATCATGAGTTTCATCAACTGGTTGGTGCAATACTTTAACAAGTATGCATACTCATATGTCGGTCTTTACGGTAAGTCCTACATCAGGTCAGCAAAGGATACATTTGACTTGTTTAGATTCAAAGGTATGGATGCATTGGTCAATGATATGTTTATCAACAATGCATTGCATTTTTACTCATTGTTTGTGGCTTACTTATCTTCGCTTTTGGCATACTTGTATTTGAAATTCACCAAGCCTGGCTACAATGACGATGGTAACTATTATGCCCCCGTTGTTGCATTCACTTTCTTGATCTCAATGCAGATTTGTAACATTACCTTGAGTGTTATCCAATCTGGTGTGGCtaccttttttgtttgtttggcCAAGGATCCAGAAGTGTTGCAAATGTCTCAAAGAGATGAACTATTCAACGAGATTCAAAAGAACTACCCACAAGTATACCAAAAGATCACCACTGATCATTAA
- the vps29 gene encoding Vacuolar protein sorting-associated protein 29 (BUSCO:EOG092640ZF) yields the protein MLTLALGDLYIPERAIDIPSKFKKLLSPNPQNYPTNSKISKVVCLGNITNSPSTLRFLHDISPHFQLVNGEFDDPVVVSQQLDLIIESHQLKNSRRDTTATKTKIPMYTKIVHDDLKIGFTNGYQIMPRGDPLQLSALAREMDVDILVWGGTHKVEAYVLDNKFFINPGSITGAFSFDWPEQEEEEEEEEGEGEVDVDNTSANELADKEDRENITKKTNDDEETKEANNETGIQIDKDQEKEQNVKKDDPEVKVEASNGSQDNLDKAEKGSDEKSVEEEEKDEKEEKEEKEEKENTEKPLAEKLADIQEADRKAKEQQQQEQYQKAKESEMFKRTLHQVTESNTSIPSFVLLDSHGSTCILYIYTLFDNKVKVDKVTYTKE from the coding sequence ATGCTTACACTTGCTTTAGGCGACCTTTACATTCCCGAAAGGGCCATTGATATTCCATCGAAATTCAAGAAACTACTCAGCCCAAATCCACAAAACTATCCTACAAACTCCAAGATTTCGAAAGTTGTATGTTTGGGTAACATCACCAACTCGCCTTCAACTCTCCGATTTCTTCATGATATTTCACCACACTTTCAACTCGTCAATGGTGAATTTGATGATCCAGTTGTGGTATCACAACAACTCGATTTGATTATTGAGTCTCatcaattgaaaaatagTCGACGAGACACAACAGCTACGAAGACGAAAATCCCAATGTATACAAAAATTGTACATGATGATTTAAAAATAGGGTTCACCAACGGGTACCAGATTATGCCACGCGGCGATCCATTGCAATTGAGTGCATTGGCAAGGGAAATGGATGTCGATATATTGGTCTGGGGTGGAACACATAAGGTTGAAGCGTATGTGTTGGACAACAAGTTTTTTATCAATCCAGGAAGTATTACCGGCGCGTTTAGCTTTGATTGGCCAGAacaggaagaggaagaggaagaggaggaaggtGAAGGAGAAGTTGATGTGGATAACACTAGTGCGAATGAGTTGGCAGATAAGGAAGATAGAGAAAACATCACGAAAAAGAcgaatgatgatgaggaaacaaaagaggCCAATAATGAAACGGGTATTCAAATTGACAAAGACcaggaaaaagaacaaaatgtCAAAAAGGATGACCCTGAAGTGAAGGTTGAAGCGTCTAATGGATCGCAAGACAATTTGGATAAGGCCGAAAAAGGATCTGATGAGAAAAGTgtagaagaggaagaaaaagatgaaaaggaagaaaaagaagaaaaggaggaaaaggagaaCACCGAGAAGCCACTTGCTGAGAAATTAGCAGACATTCAAGAGGCAGACAGAAAGGCCAAggagcaacagcagcaagaACAGTATCAAAAGGCCAAAGAGTCGGAGATGTTTAAAAGAACTCTACATCAAGTCACGGAGCTGAATACATCAATTCCATCTTTTGTCTTACTCGATAGTCATGGCTCAACATGCAttttatacatatacaccTTATTCGACAACAAAGTCAAGGTCGATAAAGTAACAtatacaaaagaataa
- the CDC36 gene encoding transcriptional regulator — protein MVSSTITTTATTAAAHPATASLNSQNQHPKSQLPSTDLPTTTANTTTNTTTSSSSSSSNPINKDDDSLGKYGLRGLSSLVRMDQSEYTNYALGQDISKCGLDLSANSEILKNLASPWSETSRSEVEPYFHIPKALQNSSLLAKGKNPGPIDQKIQSLTDETLFYIFYMKPRDTLQEYAARELVARNWRYHKDIQVWLTKDSNVEPVLIGQDVEKGVYIFFDPHNWEKIRKEFVLHYSSVQA, from the coding sequence ATGGTATCTTCCACGATAACGACGACTGCcacaactgctgctgcacATCCTGCTACGGCGAGCTTGAATTCACAGAATCAGCACCCAAAACTGCAACTACCGTCAACAGACTTGCCCACCACCACCGCCAacactactactaatacTACTACTTCTTCATCGTCCTCATCCTCCAACCCCATCAATAAGGACGACGATAGTTTGGGCAAGTATGGACTTCGAGGACTTTCTTCCCTTGTCCGAATGGATCAATCTGAGTATACCAACTACGCTTTGGGCCAAGATATAAGCAAATGTGGACTTGATCTCAGTGCCAACCTGGAAATTCTCAAGAACTTAGCCTCGCCATGGTCAGAAACGTCACGACTGGAAGTCGAACCATATTTCCATATCCCTAAAGCCTTGCAGAACTCGTCATTGCTTGCAAAAGGTAAGAACCCCGGTCCAATAGACCAAAAGATACAGAGCTTGACTGATGAAACattattttatatattttatatgAAACCGAGGGATACATTGCAAGAATATGCGGCAAGGGAACTAGTTGCGCGAAATTGGAGGTATCACAAGGATATTCAAGTATGGTTAACCAAGGATAGTAATGTGGAACCTGTATTAATTGGACAAGATGTGGAAAAAGGTGTGTACATCTTTTTTGACCCCCATAACTGGGAAAAGATTAGAAAAGAATTTGTTTTGCATTATTCTTCAGTTCAAGCCTAg